A single window of Nicotiana tomentosiformis chromosome 1, ASM39032v3, whole genome shotgun sequence DNA harbors:
- the LOC138906249 gene encoding uncharacterized protein: MITGLELARSLGAEVVEVKCDSLLVVNQVNGTFEVREDRMQRYLDKLQVTLHRFKEWTLQHVPREQNSEADALTNLGSSVEDDELNSGIVVQIMRSVIEEGHTKINSTSLTWDWRNKYIEYFKNRKLPSDPKESRALHMKAARFTLSEDGTLFRRTFDGPLAICLGPGDTDYILWEIHEGTCGNHFDVDSLVHKVIRTGHYWTDMGKDAGEFIRK, translated from the coding sequence atgattacaggtctcgaactagctaggaGCTTGGGAGCGGAAGTCGTAGAGgttaagtgtgattccctcctcgtggtaaaccaagttaatgggactttcgaagtccgagaagatcgaatgcagaggtacttggataaactccaggtgactctacatcgatttaaggaatggactttgcaacatgtaccccgagaacaaAATAGCGAGGCTGACGCTCTtacaaacttaggttcatcagtcgaagatgacgaactcaactcggggattgTCGTACAAatcatgagatcggtaatcgaagaaggtcacaccaagataaactccacaagtttaacctgggattggagaaacaaatatatagagtacttcaagaacaggaagcttccatcagatccaaaggaatcgagagcccTACACATGAAGGCAGCAcggttcaccttgtccgaagatggaacgttgtttagaaggacgttcgatggaccattggcaatatgtttgggaccaggagataccgattacattcTATGGGAAATTCatgagggtacttgtggaaaccATTTTGATGTCGATTCGCtagtccacaaagtaatcagaacagggcattattggaccgatatgggcaaggatgcaggggagttcattcgaaaatag